Proteins encoded within one genomic window of Cytophagales bacterium:
- a CDS encoding M20 family peptidase: protein MLKKVLIALLSIVLLLVAVILVRTFTFSYEPMAVEPVEPVSIPDDAVVHLQKAIQFPTISYKKNVVSDTSAFIGLANYLKATYPLVDSILERKTFNYSLLYEWKGNQPELNPVVLMAHMDVVPVDETTLDQWEAPPFSGDVKNGKIYGRGTMDDKGNVIALLEACEMMLAKGIIPRRTVYFVFGHDEEVGGENGAKVIADYLESEGVSPEFVMDEGGFIAEGMVPDFPKPLAVINTGEKGYVSYKISIQTPGGHSSNPPKDNTIGDLARAIAKLEANQFDYHMIPVIEKQISIIGPEFGFVQKMAFANTWLFGEKILEGLTARTTTAPTMLEGGVKDNVIPTQASVVVNFRIMPGETVEDVKNHVVSVIDDDRFTVESYSNENNPSRVADHNTESFQLVEKTIRQLHTDIVVTPGLLQAGTDSKHFLKISDNVYRFFPTRINPDNATGFHGKNEYITVENYKETIQFVYQLMSNL, encoded by the coding sequence ATGCTGAAGAAGGTCCTAATTGCACTACTTTCGATAGTGCTACTACTTGTTGCAGTCATTCTGGTAAGAACTTTTACTTTCTCTTACGAACCCATGGCTGTCGAGCCTGTAGAACCCGTATCTATTCCTGACGATGCAGTAGTACACTTACAAAAGGCCATCCAATTTCCAACCATCTCTTATAAGAAAAATGTAGTTTCAGATACCAGTGCTTTCATTGGCCTGGCCAACTACCTGAAAGCGACTTATCCCCTTGTTGATTCCATCCTTGAACGTAAGACGTTCAATTATAGCTTGCTCTATGAATGGAAAGGCAACCAACCTGAATTGAATCCTGTGGTGCTGATGGCACACATGGATGTGGTGCCTGTGGATGAAACCACCCTCGATCAGTGGGAAGCTCCTCCTTTCTCAGGAGATGTAAAAAATGGAAAGATCTACGGTCGTGGCACCATGGATGACAAAGGCAATGTCATCGCATTACTGGAAGCTTGTGAAATGATGCTAGCTAAAGGAATCATACCTCGTCGAACGGTGTATTTCGTTTTTGGGCATGATGAAGAAGTCGGTGGAGAAAATGGCGCTAAAGTGATTGCGGACTATCTCGAATCAGAAGGGGTTTCTCCTGAATTTGTCATGGACGAAGGTGGGTTCATCGCCGAAGGCATGGTACCTGATTTCCCTAAGCCACTGGCGGTGATCAATACCGGTGAAAAAGGCTATGTATCTTACAAAATATCCATTCAAACTCCGGGTGGACATTCCTCCAACCCTCCCAAAGACAATACCATTGGTGATCTTGCACGTGCCATCGCGAAGCTGGAGGCTAATCAGTTTGACTATCACATGATCCCCGTAATAGAAAAGCAGATCAGTATCATCGGGCCGGAATTTGGCTTTGTACAAAAGATGGCTTTTGCCAATACCTGGCTATTTGGCGAAAAGATCCTGGAAGGATTAACGGCTCGAACTACCACTGCACCTACCATGCTTGAAGGAGGCGTGAAAGACAATGTAATCCCTACACAAGCCTCTGTAGTTGTGAACTTTCGAATCATGCCCGGTGAGACCGTAGAGGACGTAAAAAACCATGTAGTAAGTGTGATCGATGACGATCGCTTCACAGTCGAATCATACAGCAATGAGAATAACCCATCAAGAGTAGCAGATCACAATACTGAGTCTTTTCAGTTGGTAGAAAAAACCATACGTCAGCTGCATACTGACATTGTGGTGACCCCTGGTCTTTTGCAAGCAGGTACGGATTCAAAGCACTTCCTGAAGATCTCTGATAATGTATATCGCTTTTTCCCTACTCGTATTAACCCGGACAATGCCACTGGTTTTCATGGCAAGAACGAATACATCACGGTAGAGAATTACAAAGAGACCATTCAGTTTGTGTATCAACTGATGAGTAATTTGTAG
- a CDS encoding TonB-dependent receptor, with product MRSWAVILTFISVPAFSQHTLSGYVFDSSTQEELIGATIYDQNSQQGTATNVFGFFSFTTTQKTLDLRISSIGYETEYVQIILTENIRQNFTLTPTSRALEAVEITGDRFLVEEEVRSLDMGVFNLTPKEALTLPTIVGESDILKVAQLMPGITKGGEATTALYVRGGTDDQNLVTLDDATVYNLSHLFGFFSVFNTDALKNVKVIKGGFTADYGGRLSAVMDTRMQEGNQEKFEGTGGVGLLTSRLTLDGPLFNKKGSFMMAGRRTYIDQVLGLAGVDLPYFFYDLNAKASYRISERDRIYISSYFGDDVLKVRESGTNDEEELEELTFGFNLGNFTTSLRWNHIYPNEKLFANFTLLQTRFKYDIEGDFVDNSLLIRSQIQDIGLKGQWEYFRSPEDRIDFGVDAVVHRFRPNIVNTGGEISDFLRSRPANLIQTLEVALYGGREERLLPKLTAYYGLRLSSAWVQSASYLGLEPRLNFNYELRDLVSLKASYSVMRQYMHRVSSSSVVLPTDLWYPVTQQVQPQIAQQWSSGVFVGLPKEKLSLSVEGYLKTSNRLIEYREGARLLLNDNFEEELVTGNGLSYGAEFLVRKRTGRLNGWIAYTLSKSTRTFAALNNGKTFPARFDRRHDISIVGTLDISDRVAFSWVWVYTSGANFTAQTGQYIAPGATTNEVIIVPIYTERNAVQLSPTHRLDLNFIVKSKLKKRFQSEWQFSVYNFYNRAAPYRIEVDFNGRAFQYVQPGIFGFLPSVSYNFSF from the coding sequence ATGAGAAGCTGGGCAGTCATATTGACTTTTATAAGTGTGCCGGCCTTTTCACAGCACACCCTCAGTGGCTATGTCTTTGATTCCTCGACGCAAGAAGAATTGATTGGCGCCACTATTTATGATCAAAACTCCCAACAAGGTACGGCTACTAATGTGTTTGGTTTCTTCTCTTTTACCACCACACAGAAGACACTGGATTTACGAATTTCTTCAATTGGATACGAAACCGAATACGTCCAAATCATCCTAACGGAAAACATCCGGCAAAACTTCACCCTCACTCCTACTTCGAGAGCATTAGAGGCCGTAGAAATCACCGGGGATCGCTTTTTAGTGGAAGAGGAAGTCCGATCGTTGGATATGGGTGTCTTTAACCTGACGCCAAAAGAAGCACTCACTCTTCCTACAATTGTAGGTGAATCCGATATACTCAAGGTAGCTCAACTCATGCCCGGAATCACCAAAGGCGGAGAAGCGACTACTGCCTTGTATGTGCGAGGTGGAACTGATGATCAAAATCTGGTGACACTTGACGATGCCACGGTGTATAACCTTAGTCATTTGTTCGGTTTCTTTTCTGTGTTCAATACCGATGCCCTAAAAAACGTGAAGGTGATCAAAGGGGGATTTACGGCCGATTACGGTGGTCGACTTTCAGCAGTGATGGACACCCGGATGCAAGAAGGAAATCAAGAGAAATTCGAAGGCACCGGCGGTGTAGGCTTATTAACGTCCCGATTGACCTTAGATGGCCCACTCTTCAACAAAAAGGGTTCTTTTATGATGGCAGGGCGAAGGACCTACATCGATCAGGTCTTGGGTCTCGCTGGTGTTGATCTACCCTACTTCTTTTATGACTTGAATGCAAAGGCCAGTTATCGGATTTCGGAACGTGACCGTATTTACATCAGCAGCTATTTTGGTGATGATGTATTGAAGGTACGAGAATCAGGAACAAACGATGAAGAGGAACTGGAGGAACTGACCTTCGGGTTTAATCTCGGCAATTTCACCACTTCTCTCCGATGGAATCATATCTATCCGAATGAAAAACTCTTTGCCAATTTCACCTTATTGCAGACTCGGTTCAAGTATGACATAGAAGGTGATTTTGTCGACAACTCGCTTCTCATCCGATCACAAATTCAAGACATTGGTTTGAAGGGCCAGTGGGAGTATTTCCGATCTCCCGAAGACCGGATTGATTTCGGTGTAGATGCGGTAGTTCACCGGTTCCGGCCCAACATCGTGAATACCGGCGGTGAAATCTCTGATTTTTTACGATCACGTCCGGCCAATCTCATCCAAACCCTGGAAGTAGCTTTATATGGTGGTCGGGAAGAGCGCTTGCTACCGAAACTGACTGCTTATTACGGACTCAGGTTGTCTTCGGCATGGGTCCAGTCTGCTAGCTATCTTGGTCTGGAGCCCAGGCTTAATTTCAATTATGAACTGAGGGATTTGGTTTCGCTCAAGGCAAGTTATTCGGTCATGCGGCAGTACATGCACCGGGTCAGTTCCTCCTCAGTGGTGCTCCCGACCGACTTATGGTACCCGGTGACTCAACAAGTCCAACCTCAAATTGCTCAACAATGGTCTAGTGGGGTATTCGTCGGACTCCCAAAAGAAAAGCTAAGCTTATCTGTCGAAGGTTATTTGAAGACCAGCAATCGACTGATCGAATACCGAGAAGGCGCCAGGCTCCTGTTGAACGATAATTTCGAAGAAGAACTAGTGACTGGAAATGGTCTTTCCTACGGTGCAGAGTTCCTGGTCCGAAAAAGAACCGGCCGATTGAATGGCTGGATTGCTTACACACTCAGTAAATCCACTCGCACATTCGCAGCACTCAACAATGGCAAGACCTTCCCGGCAAGATTTGACCGACGGCATGACATCTCTATAGTAGGGACACTCGACATTTCGGATCGTGTAGCCTTCTCTTGGGTTTGGGTCTACACTAGCGGTGCTAATTTTACGGCACAAACTGGCCAATACATTGCGCCGGGTGCCACAACTAATGAAGTAATCATTGTACCGATCTACACGGAGAGAAATGCAGTGCAGCTATCCCCAACCCATCGATTAGACTTGAATTTCATTGTTAAGTCAAAACTGAAGAAACGATTCCAATCAGAATGGCAATTCAGTGTATATAATTTCTACAACCGTGCAGCTCCATATCGAATTGAGGTGGACTTTAATGGAAGGGCTTTCCAATATGTACAACCTGGCATTTTTGGCTTCCTGCCAAGTGTCTCATATAACTTCAGTTTCTAA
- a CDS encoding DUF4249 family protein, which translates to MKRWHYFIGIFFLWQACAPEDVFIDVSPAPSQIAVSSQMLGDNVLLVTLSRSFSALNPNTLEDLEEDFIGELLVDSAFVTVNSQGFLDTLFEIGPGLFVGELSQATEGADYHLNVFDSTTSVTIRASTQLQQQIALDTAFLECIIEGEDTTYIAHYQFQDPPEENWFITQATSFSGLSFEELFNAEIVGDSIVFENDSVPDLFTGEDNATLLYTRLLADITFRDSAVRNTVTLPEQPGDTILFSLTHVSEGYFRYLDAQQRNGGVLASIGSEPINFPSNVENGLGYFAMNQPSFLVFIKED; encoded by the coding sequence ATGAAAAGGTGGCATTACTTCATAGGAATCTTCTTTTTGTGGCAGGCTTGTGCTCCGGAAGATGTATTTATCGATGTATCGCCAGCGCCCAGCCAGATAGCAGTATCTTCCCAGATGCTGGGCGATAATGTGCTATTGGTCACTTTGAGTAGGAGTTTCTCAGCTTTGAACCCCAATACGCTGGAAGACCTGGAGGAAGATTTTATTGGAGAGTTACTTGTAGATAGTGCGTTCGTCACGGTCAATTCTCAAGGGTTTCTGGATACACTTTTTGAGATAGGTCCAGGTCTTTTTGTCGGAGAACTTTCACAGGCTACAGAAGGGGCGGATTATCACCTCAATGTATTCGATTCCACTACCTCGGTAACGATTCGTGCCTCCACACAATTACAGCAACAAATCGCTTTAGATACGGCTTTTCTGGAGTGCATCATCGAAGGAGAAGACACAACCTATATCGCCCACTACCAATTTCAAGACCCTCCTGAAGAAAATTGGTTCATTACTCAGGCCACCTCGTTTTCAGGTCTGTCTTTTGAGGAATTATTCAATGCGGAAATTGTTGGAGACAGTATTGTTTTTGAAAATGACAGTGTCCCGGACTTGTTCACCGGAGAAGATAATGCCACTTTATTGTACACCCGATTATTGGCTGATATTACCTTTCGAGATTCAGCTGTAAGGAATACGGTAACCTTACCGGAACAACCAGGTGACACCATTCTTTTCAGCCTGACCCACGTGAGTGAAGGCTATTTCCGTTATTTGGATGCACAGCAGCGAAATGGTGGCGTGCTGGCCTCAATCGGCAGTGAACCCATCAATTTCCCGTCAAACGTCGAAAATGGACTAGGCTATTTTGCCATGAATCAACCCAGTTTTTTGGTGTTTATAAAAGAGGATTAG